Genomic segment of Candidatus Deferrimicrobiaceae bacterium:
GGATGCTCTCCTCCTCCTCCCAGGCACTTGCCGAAGGGTCATCCGAACAAGCCGCCTCGCTCGAGGAAACGGCTTCCGCAATGGAAGAGATGTCGGCGATGACGACCCGGAATAGCGAAAGCGCCGGGGAGGCCAAATCGCTTTCCGACAGCGCCGGGGTTTCCGTGCGGAAGGCGAACGACTCGATGGGAAAGCTGGTCGGGCAGATGGCCGAGATCTCCTCCACGAGCGAGGAGATCGGCAAGATCATCAAGACGATCGACGAGATCGCCTTCCAGACGAACCTCCTGGCGCTGAACGCCGCCGTCGAGGCGGCACGGGCGGGAGAGGCCGGAGCCGGCTTCGCCGTCGTGGCCGACGAGGTGCGCAACCTGGCCCAGCGCGCGGCGGGCGCGGCCAAGAACACCTCCGAGCTGATCGAGGGCGCGATCCGTCGGATCAAGGACGGCACCGATCTCGTGCAGAAAACCAATGCCGACTTCCTCGAAGTGACGGTCACGGTCACGAAGGTGACCGACCTCGTGGCGGAAGTCTCGGCAGCATCGCTGGAACAGTCCCGCGGGATCTCGGAAGTCAGCACGGCCGTTTCGCAGATGGACAAGGTGACGCAGCAGAACGCGGGAAGCGCGGAGGAAATCGCCAGCGCCGCCGAAGAGATGAACTCCCAGTCCATGTCGCTCCAGGGGATCGTCGAATCGCTCCGGGCCTTGTCGGAGGGTGAAGGGAACGGGATTGCAAGGCGGCCGGCGACAGCCTGGTCGACCCGTCCCGCAGGCAAGATGGCGGGTCGGAAGTCCCCCACGGCGCTGTCGTCCGGTTCGGGCGCCGTCCGCGGGTCGACCGGCAGGAGCATCCGTAATCCGGAGGAAGTGATCCCGCTGGACGCCGCCGAGATGGGGCAGTTCTGATGGAAACGGCCGCATCCCGGCAAATCGGGCCCGGGCAACATAAATACTTAACGTTTCAGCTTGCCGGGGAGATCTTCGGGATCGACATCCGGATGATCCGGGAGATCATCGGGATCATGGAGATCACGCCCGTTCCCGATTCGGATGCCTCGATCCGGGGCGTGATCAACCTGCGCGGCAAGATCATCCCGGTCGTGGATCTCCGGCTGAAATTCGGCGTCGAGGCGGCGCCGTTCACAGAGCGCACCTGCATCGTCGTCGTCGACCTGCCCGATCAGACCGGTTTGCGGCAGGTCGGCACGATCGTGGACGCCGTGTCGGAAGTGAGCCAGATTCCCTCGTCCGACATCGAACCGCCGCCGGAAATCGGTTCAGGGTCCGTATCGGAACAGATCGTCGGCATGGCAAAACTGAAGGAGAAGGTGGTCATCCTGCTCGATATCGGGAACATCCTCGGAGGGTAGCTGCGGATGTCGTCCCGTCATGCCACGCTCCGGGCGAAGGTCCTGGGGATCATCCTGCTATCGATCCTGCCGCTCGTGGGCCTGTCGGTTTACTTCGCCGCATCCCAGCGCCAGTTGGCCGTTTCCGGGATGCAGCGCCACCTCGAGATGCAGGCGAAGGAGGCGTCCCGGGCCGAGGCGCAGGCGCTGAGCGGCATGCGGCAGTTGCTGGCCGGGCTCGCGCTGCGCGGAAACGTGCAACAGGCGGACGCCGCCCGCTGCAGGCGCGTGTTCGCCGCCATCGTCGCCATGAATCCGCTGTTTTCGAACATCGGCCTGACCGATTCCGGCGGGCGGGTCGTCTGCAACGCCATCGCCGCACCCCGACCGGTCGAGCTGTCCGATCGCCCCTATTTCCGCAAGGCGGTCGATACCGGCCAGTTCGCCGTCGGGGAATACCAGATCGACCGCGTGACCGGTTGCCCGTCCCAAAGCGGCGCCCTCCCCGTTTTCAGCGCGTCGGGCAGTATCGACTCGGTCCTCTTCGCCTCCCTCGATTTCAAGTGGATGAACCGTCAAAGCTACCGGATCACGCAAGAGTTGCCGGACGGGGCGATACTCACCAAGGTCGACCGGAACGGCACCGTCCTTTTCCGTTATCCGGACCCCGACCGCCTGTTCGGGAAGCGACTTCCGGAAGAGGCGCTTCTGGGGATCGTTCGCTCGGGCGGTGGCGGCGTGCGCGAGTTCACGGGATCCTCCGGGAGCCGGCAGGTCGGCTTCTTCTCCAGGCTCTCCCACGATGACGAAATCGCAGGTCCCGCCTCAGGAGATGCCTACCTGATTCTCGAGATCCCGCGGGACCGGCTTTTCGGACCGGCCAACCGGCAGTTCGCGCTCAACCTCGCGGCCCTCGCGGTCGTGGTGCTCCTGGCGATGGGCCTGATCCTGGGATTTGCCGACCGGACCGTCCTCGGGCCGCTCGACCTCGGCATGCAGGTGGCCGACACGCTCCCGATGCTGAACCGGGACGGCGCCGCTCCGAAACGGGGGAAGTTCGCAAGCCTCACGCAGAGCATCCGCCGCATGGCCGACTGGATCGACCAGCAGGGGGAAGCGCTGGTCGAAAGCCGGGCGCTATGCGCCTCCTCCGAGGAAAGATACGAGACGCTGTTCGATGCCGCGGGGGATGCCATCTTTTCCCACGAGATCGACGGGACGATCCTGGATGCCAACCGAACGGCATGCAGATGGCTGGAGTACACGCGTGAGGAGTTGCGGGGAATGTCGATCACCGCGCTTGAATCTGCTGGTCAACCCGCGGATCTCCCGGCGCGCTCCGAAGAGCTGCGCTGGTCGGGACACATCTCGTACGAGTCGGAATACAGGACCCGCTCCGGTGCCGGAATCCCGACGGAGGTCAACGCACGGATCGTGACGATCGACGGGCGCGAGACCATCCTGAGCATCGCCCGCGATATCACCAAGCGAAGACGGGCCGAGGAGGCGTTCCGCAAAGTCGCGGACCAGTTGCGGCAATCGCAGAAGATGGAAGCCGTCGGAACCCTTGCGGGCGGCATCGCCCACGACTTCAACAACCTGCTCACGGCGATCACCGGTTATACCCAGCTGCTCCTTTCCCGATTGCCGAATCACTCTCCTATGCGATTCGAGCTTGGTGAGATCGACAAGGCGGCGGAACTGGCGACCTCGCTCACCCGGAAGCTGCTCACCTTCTCCCGGAAGCAGGTGGTCCAGGCGAAGGTGCTCGACGTCGGGTGCGCCGTGGCGGGCATCGAAGACATGCTCCGTCGCCTGATCGGAGAAAGCTACGAGATGACGGTCATTCGGGAAGAGGCGCTGCATCCGGTCCTGGCTGATCCCGGGCAGATCGAACAGATCGT
This window contains:
- a CDS encoding chemotaxis protein CheW produces the protein METAASRQIGPGQHKYLTFQLAGEIFGIDIRMIREIIGIMEITPVPDSDASIRGVINLRGKIIPVVDLRLKFGVEAAPFTERTCIVVVDLPDQTGLRQVGTIVDAVSEVSQIPSSDIEPPPEIGSGSVSEQIVGMAKLKEKVVILLDIGNILGG
- a CDS encoding ATP-binding protein, which translates into the protein MSSRHATLRAKVLGIILLSILPLVGLSVYFAASQRQLAVSGMQRHLEMQAKEASRAEAQALSGMRQLLAGLALRGNVQQADAARCRRVFAAIVAMNPLFSNIGLTDSGGRVVCNAIAAPRPVELSDRPYFRKAVDTGQFAVGEYQIDRVTGCPSQSGALPVFSASGSIDSVLFASLDFKWMNRQSYRITQELPDGAILTKVDRNGTVLFRYPDPDRLFGKRLPEEALLGIVRSGGGGVREFTGSSGSRQVGFFSRLSHDDEIAGPASGDAYLILEIPRDRLFGPANRQFALNLAALAVVVLLAMGLILGFADRTVLGPLDLGMQVADTLPMLNRDGAAPKRGKFASLTQSIRRMADWIDQQGEALVESRALCASSEERYETLFDAAGDAIFSHEIDGTILDANRTACRWLEYTREELRGMSITALESAGQPADLPARSEELRWSGHISYESEYRTRSGAGIPTEVNARIVTIDGRETILSIARDITKRRRAEEAFRKVADQLRQSQKMEAVGTLAGGIAHDFNNLLTAITGYTQLLLSRLPNHSPMRFELGEIDKAAELATSLTRKLLTFSRKQVVQAKVLDVGCAVAGIEDMLRRLIGESYEMTVIREEALHPVLADPGQIEQIVMNLAINARDAMPLGGSIVIQVVNTKAGDKSAGGAGDGETGCGVLLLISDTGCGIREEILPNIFDPFFTTKQRGQGTGLGLATVHGMVQQLGGTIEVSSSPGAGSTFRVFLPRTNDCAALPAPSPEFIRKPGRQEKTILLVDDSDSIRMLLGSILRSAGYDVTEAVSGEEALRLADIGDPVDLLLSDVVMPGMNGRELGDRLLLQFPGVKVLLMSGYSEEHISKNGVLESGINFLPKPFAPAELLRHLAEMLHDPPHAGNPPGVTLGPG
- a CDS encoding methyl-accepting chemotaxis protein; this translates as MLERMSLGKKLTGGFLIVALICGIVGFVGYVNINKIMAADDRLYTKFTEPLEQIGSISTNFHRMRSNVYELLAAKDSAKQEKLVGMIRDRQKEIQQDIDPFEGSLMTDGGRESFRKFRTSYGTYLTVLDKFIDLVKAGKPGEAEALIVSDLGRLRQETQTQIEELVRLKVENAKKIADENHNTGTAAGRFMLGLVLGCIGLSLGLGLFLSRTISRSLNDSVNALSEGASQVTSAAGMLSSSSQALAEGSSEQAASLEETASAMEEMSAMTTRNSESAGEAKSLSDSAGVSVRKANDSMGKLVGQMAEISSTSEEIGKIIKTIDEIAFQTNLLALNAAVEAARAGEAGAGFAVVADEVRNLAQRAAGAAKNTSELIEGAIRRIKDGTDLVQKTNADFLEVTVTVTKVTDLVAEVSAASLEQSRGISEVSTAVSQMDKVTQQNAGSAEEIASAAEEMNSQSMSLQGIVESLRALSEGEGNGIARRPATAWSTRPAGKMAGRKSPTALSSGSGAVRGSTGRSIRNPEEVIPLDAAEMGQF